In the genome of Sciurus carolinensis chromosome 3, mSciCar1.2, whole genome shotgun sequence, one region contains:
- the Phb1 gene encoding prohibitin 1, with the protein MAAKVFESIGKFGLALAVAGGVVNSALYNVDAGHRAVIFDRFRGVQDIVVGEGTHFLIPWVQKPIIFDCRSRPRNVPVITGSKDLQNVNITLRILFRPVASQLPRIFTSIGEDYDERVLPSITTEILKSVVARFDAGELITQRELVSRQVSDDLTERAATFGLILDDVSLTHLTFGKEFTEAVEAKQVAQQEAERARFVVEKAEQQKKAAIISAEGDSKAAELIANSLATAGDGLIELRKLEAAEDIAYQLSRSRNITYLPAGQSVLLQLPQ; encoded by the exons ATGGCTGCCAAAGTGTTTGAATCCATTGGCAAGTTTGGCCTGGCCTTAGCTGTTGCAGGAGGCGTGGTGAACTCTGCCTTATATAATG TGGATGCTGGGCACAGAGCTGTCATCTTTGACCGATTCCGAGGCGTACAGGACATTGTGGTAGGGGAAGGAACTCACTTTCTCATTCCTTGGGTTCAGAAACCAATTATCTTTGATTGTCGCTCTCGACCACGTAATGTGCCAGTCATCACTGGTAGCAAAG ATTTGCAGAATGTCAACATCACACTGCGCATCCTTTTCCGACCCGTTGCTAGCCAGCTTCCTCGAATCTTCACCAGCATTGGGGAAGACTATGATGAACGTGTGCTGCCATCCATCACCACAGAGATCCTCAAGTCAGTGGTG GCTCGCTTTGATGCTGGAGAACTGATTACCCAGAGAGAGCTGGTTTCCAGGCAGGTGAGCGATGACCTCACGGAGCGAGCAGCAACCTTTGGGCTCATCCTGGATGACGTGTCCTTG ACACATCTGACCTTTGGGAAGGAGTTCACAGAAGCGGTGGAAGCCAAACAGGTGgctcagcaggaagcagagagggccaGATTTGTGGTGGAAAAG GCTGAACAGCAGAAGAAGGCAGCCATCATCTCTGCCGAGGGTGACTCCAAGGCAGCGGAGCTGATTGCCAACTCCCTGGCCACTGCAGGTGATGGCCTGATTGAGCTGCGCAAGCTGGAAGCCGCCGAGGACATTGCATACCAGCTCTCACGCTCTCGGAACATCACCTACCTGCCGGCAGGGCAGTCCGTGCTCCTCCAGCTGCCCCAGTGA